TTTTGGCCGTGCTCGCGGCAACCCTCATTCTTCATGTTGCCGCACAACTGCGCTGGCATTTTTCTTCAGGGCATATTCGCCCTAGGTTTCGGGGTCAACGTTGACATTGACGGATTTCGGGGCGCGTATTAGACAGGTATCCGGACGCATCGACACGCGACGAACTCCTCCACCGGCTCCAGCAGGGTGCGTGAAGCGGCCCCCATAGCCTTGGATCTCGAATTCCGGGATTGGGGACATGGCGATGTTCCTGACGGAACTGCAGATTCCCTGACAGCTCTTGCCCATGCCGCCGCACTTTTGCCGTCGGCGCTTCCCTGTGTTTTGGAAGCCCGGAATGCCACAATGAATCCAAAACGCTTTGTCTTGTGAAAAAAAAACTTCGCGCGAGAAAACTGTTTTGATCCGCAGATTCCACAGATTGCCGCAGATTTTTTGGGAGTTTGATTCGCTGCCGGCTGCCGGATAAAAGCCCGGTGATCTCGTCCGATCCTCCAAAAAATTTCAGTTTCTACTTTCCCGCAAGCCGTTTATGGTTCCGGGGTGAAAATTGGAGTGGCTTTGGGATCGAATCTGGGTGACAGGAGGAAATCGCTGGATGCCGCCGTTGCGTATTTGCGCACGCTGTCACCCGAAGTGCGTGTTTCCTCCTATTACGCCACGGCGCCTGTGGATTGCCCGCCTGGATCGGAGGAGTTTCTAAACGCCGTTGCGGAGATTGAATTTGCCGATGGCGTTTCCTATTTACTGCAGCAGTTTCACCAATATGAGCGGGAGCAGGGCCGCCTGGATGTGCGGTCGCACAACGAGCCGCGCCCGATTGATTTGGATATCCTGTATGCCGGCGAATTGGAAATGCAAACATCCCGCCTCATTCTTCCGCATCCCAGGCTGGCGGAACGCCTGTTCGTTCTGGAGCCGTTGGCGGAGATTGCCCCCGACCGGGTCATTCCGGGGACCGGACAGACAGCCGGACAACTGCTGGCGTCCTGCCGTGAAAAGCTGAGTGATCAGATATGCCGCAAGATCGAATAACGTGGCAGGCAATCCGGGATCAGGGCCTTCCACTGCCTATCCTGTCGGTAACGGCATACGACTATCCCATGGCCCGGCATCTGGACGAGGCGGGGGTTGATATCCTGCATGTGGGAGACAGCCTGGGCATGGTGGTGCTGGGGTTGCCCGATACCATCGCGGTAACGATGGAGGATATGATCCGGCACACAGGAGCGGTCGCCCGTGCGCGCAAGCGGGCCCTGGTGACTTCTGATTTGCCCTATCGCAGTTATGAGACAGCCAGGGACGCTGTGAAGAATTCAAAAGCCCTGATCGATGCGGGCGCCGATGCGGTGAAGATGGAGGGGGGCGAAGAAATTTTAAATCAGATCGCTGCGGTGCTGGGCGAGGGGATTCCGGTG
Above is a genomic segment from Candidatus Methylacidiphilales bacterium containing:
- the folK gene encoding 2-amino-4-hydroxy-6-hydroxymethyldihydropteridine diphosphokinase, whose amino-acid sequence is MKIGVALGSNLGDRRKSLDAAVAYLRTLSPEVRVSSYYATAPVDCPPGSEEFLNAVAEIEFADGVSYLLQQFHQYEREQGRLDVRSHNEPRPIDLDILYAGELEMQTSRLILPHPRLAERLFVLEPLAEIAPDRVIPGTGQTAGQLLASCREKLSDQICRKIE
- the panB gene encoding 3-methyl-2-oxobutanoate hydroxymethyltransferase encodes the protein MPQDRITWQAIRDQGLPLPILSVTAYDYPMARHLDEAGVDILHVGDSLGMVVLGLPDTIAVTMEDMIRHTGAVARARKRALVTSDLPYRSYETARDAVKNSKALIDAGADAVKMEGGEEILNQIAAVLGEGIPVQGHLGMLPQHVREEGGYHKKGKTLGEVARLKREALLLEQAGVFSIVLEAVVEDVAGEITQSLKIPTIGIASGKKTSGQIRVLQDVLGLTPWFDFPHVKPQAHLAEEVRRAIRALKAEIGKTASE